From one Melospiza melodia melodia isolate bMelMel2 chromosome 4, bMelMel2.pri, whole genome shotgun sequence genomic stretch:
- the LOC134417113 gene encoding protein mono-ADP-ribosyltransferase PARP12-like isoform X3, producing MFPLPPRSRHSPFASRPGRRSGMCDPAVSSFLTQTLCAHGGRLGLRELQENVGLSALQLQDTLSAAGPRRFLLLEGGQVVLAVTDARVCVRKECDGCERLHLCKQHLMGRCHLGPSSCKYSHDIMNAENKKVLKNHDLSGLSENELQVLLLQNDAFFLPDTCQLYNKKGYHCKQQSNCDKLHVCYYFLKGKCKFPQCLMSHNLLDDHALRVLETVGIDGKIASNFQAIYNYKHMEFNREPKKVYVHNNRNNNLKKPVVGRTKEVKTTLETVQCMLDVPPSKGLSANSTPSSTAPAQSQDQLPAGVGGKDKGLSANSTPSSTAPAQSRDQLPTGAGDKGKKNSSSDEASKDNKKDNCDEICLFYVWKYCKNKDRCQSVHYHLPYKWEVHDGLTWKELSMMEEIEKAYCDPKNSSFPSKNINFQTMTCSSSLVRRLSTPSSVTKPTFLLTTQWIWYWKNNQDKWIEYGEPEEGTSTTSPSSAIIENLYQADPCAIVPFQAGQHQYELNFKEMIQTNIHFKTRRQVCRRPKYVSSEDVQKIKTGSQRDSSIPNQSCPSHWDASALPDFGYKAVVISNTTSEYNEIKQLFHQTMKNYSILKIQRIQNPSLWKVFQWQKEKMKKENGGKEVQEKRLFHGADVAFKETICSQNFDWRICGSNGTNYGKGSYFARDACYSHTYCQTTLQGHSMFVARVLVGDYVKGNAAYVRPPMKCAAKLWLYDSCVDNEFNPAVFVVFEKHQIYPEYIIEYKEERISEQKDTGTSAQKETGTRASREEGRKCVIS from the exons ATGttcccgctcccgccccgctcccgTCACAGTCCGTTCGCGTCCCGTCCCGGGCGGAGGAGCGGGATGTGCGATCCGGCCGTGTCCAGCTTCCTCACCCAGACGCTGTGCGCCCATGGCGGGCggctggggctgcgggagctgcaggagaacgTCGGGCTGTCGGCGCTGCAGCTGCAGGACACGCTGTCGGCGGCGGGCCCCCGGCGGTTCCTGCTGCTGGAGGGCGGCCAGGTGGTCCTGGCCGTGACGGACGCGCGGGTCTGTGTCCGCAAGGAGTGCGACGGCTGCGAGCGGCTGCACCTCTGCAAGCAGCACCTCATGGGCAGGTGCCACCTGGGGCCCAG CTCTTGTAAGTACTCGCATGACATCATGAATGCAGAGAACAAGAAAGTTCTAAAAAATCATGATTTGTCTGGCCTCAGTGAGAATGAGCTGCAAGTCCTGCTTCTCCAGAATGATGCATTCTTCCTCCCTGAT ACCTGCCAGTTATACAACAAAAAAGGTTATCACTGCAAACAGCAAAGCAACTGCGACAAGCTTCATGTTTGTTACTATTTTCTCAAGGGGAAGTGTAAATTTCCTCAGTGCCTAATGTCCCATAACCTCTTGGATGACCATGCATTGAGAGTGTTGGAAACTGTAGGCATTGATGGGAAGATAGCTTCAAACTTCCAGGCCATATATAATTACAAGCATATGGAATTCAACAGGGAACCGAAGAAGGTGTATG TACACAACAACAGAAATAATAATTTGAAAAAGCCTGTAGTTGGAAGGACTAAAGAAGTGAAGACAACTTTGGAAACAGTGCAGTGCATGCTGGATGTGCCACCTTCAAAAG GGTTGTCTGCAAATTCAACACCCAGTAGCACTGCACCTGCCCAGAGCCAAGACCAGCTGCCAGCAGGAGTGGGAGGTAAAGATAAAG GGTTATCTGCAAATTCAACACCCAGTAGCACTGCACCTGCCCAGAGCCGAGACCAGTTGCCAACTGGAGCAGGAGATAAAG GGAAAAAGAACAGTTCCTCTGATGAAGCTTCAAAGGACAACAAAAAAGATAACTGTGATGAGATCTGTTTGTTCTATGTCTGGAAGTACTGCAAAAACAAGG ATAGATGCCAATCTGTTCATTACCATTTGCCATATAAATGGGAGGTACATGATGGGTTGACCTGGAAAGAACTTTCCATGATGGAGGAAATTGAAAAGGCCTACTGTGACCCAAAGAACAGCAG CTTTCCAAGTAAGAACATTAATTTCCAGACAATGACCTGCTCTTCTTCTTTGGTTCGACGCCTCTCTACACCATCATCAGTCACCAAACCCACATTCCTGCTGACCACACAGTGGATTTGGTACTGGAAGAACAACCAAGACAAGTGGATTGAATATGGAGAACCG GAAGAAGGGACCAGCACGACTTCACCATCTTCTGCTATTATTGAGAATTTGTATCAAGCAGATCCATGTGCCATTGTACCTTTCCAGGCTGGCCAACATCAGTATGAGCTCAATTTTAAAG AAATGATTCAGACAAATATTCATTTTAAAACTCGAAGACAGGTTTGCAGGCGACCAAAATATGTGTCTTCTGAAGATGTGCAGAAGATAAAGACAGG CAGCCAGAGGGATTCTTCTATTCCAAATCAGAGCTGTCCTAGTCACTGGGATGCATCTGCACTGCCTGACTTCGGATATAAG GCTGTGGTGATCAGCAACACAACCTCTGAATACAATGAAATAAAGCAGCTGTTTCATCAGACTATGAAAAATTACAGCATCCTTAAAATACAGAGGATTCAGAACCCATCCCTCTGGAAGGTGTTTCAGTG gcaaaaagaaaagatgaaaaaggaaaatggagGAAAGGAAGTGCAGGAAAAACGCCTCTTCCACGGAGCTGACGTCGCCTTCAAGGAAACGATCTGCAGTCAGAACTTTGACTGGAGAATTTGTGGAAGCAATGGAACTAACTATGGGAAGG GAAGTTACTTTGCTAGAGATGCTTGCTATTCTCACACCTACTGTCAGACCACGCTGCAGGGACACTCCATGTTCGTGGCTCGTGTTCTGGTTGGAGACTACGTGAAAGGCAACGCCGCCTACGTCCGGCCCCCAATGAAGTGTGCTGCCAAGCTGTGGCTGTATGACAGCTGTGTGGATAATGAGTTCAATCCTGCTGTTTTTGTTGTCTTTGAAAAACACCAGATTTACCCAGAGTACATCATAGAGTATAAAGAGGAGAGAATAAGTGAGCAGAAAGACACAGGAACAAGTGCGCAAAAAGAGACAGGAACAAGAGCCTCTAGAGAGGAGGGAAGAAAATGTGTCATATCTTAG
- the LOC134417113 gene encoding zinc finger CCCH-type antiviral protein 1-like isoform X1, producing the protein MFPLPPRSRHSPFASRPGRRSGMCDPAVSSFLTQTLCAHGGRLGLRELQENVGLSALQLQDTLSAAGPRRFLLLEGGQVVLAVTDARVCVRKECDGCERLHLCKQHLMGRCHLGPSSCKYSHDIMNAENKKVLKNHDLSGLSENELQVLLLQNDAFFLPDTCQLYNKKGYHCKQQSNCDKLHVCYYFLKGKCKFPQCLMSHNLLDDHALRVLETVGIDGKIASNFQAIYNYKHMEFNREPKKVYVHNNRNNNLKKPVVGRTKEVKTTLETVQCMLDVPPSKGPSSSAPAQSRDQLPTGAGGKDKGLSANSTPSSTAPAQSQDQLPAGVGGKDKGLSANSTPSSTAPAQSRDQLPTGAGDKGKKNSSSDEASKDNKKDNCDEICLFYVWKYCKNKDRCQSVHYHLPYKWEVHDGLTWKELSMMEEIEKAYCDPKNSSFPSKNINFQTMTCSSSLVRRLSTPSSVTKPTFLLTTQWIWYWKNNQDKWIEYGEPEEGTSTTSPSSAIIENLYQADPCAIVPFQAGQHQYELNFKEMIQTNIHFKTRRQVCRRPKYVSSEDVQKIKTGSQRDSSIPNQSCPSHWDASALPDFGYKAVVISNTTSEYNEIKQLFHQTMKNYSILKIQRIQNPSLWKVFQWQKEKMKKENGGKEVQEKRLFHGADVAFKETICSQNFDWRICGSNGTNYGKGSYFARDACYSHTYCQTTLQGHSMFVARVLVGDYVKGNAAYVRPPMKCAAKLWLYDSCVDNEFNPAVFVVFEKHQIYPEYIIEYKEERISEQKDTGTSAQKETGTRASREEGRKCVIS; encoded by the exons ATGttcccgctcccgccccgctcccgTCACAGTCCGTTCGCGTCCCGTCCCGGGCGGAGGAGCGGGATGTGCGATCCGGCCGTGTCCAGCTTCCTCACCCAGACGCTGTGCGCCCATGGCGGGCggctggggctgcgggagctgcaggagaacgTCGGGCTGTCGGCGCTGCAGCTGCAGGACACGCTGTCGGCGGCGGGCCCCCGGCGGTTCCTGCTGCTGGAGGGCGGCCAGGTGGTCCTGGCCGTGACGGACGCGCGGGTCTGTGTCCGCAAGGAGTGCGACGGCTGCGAGCGGCTGCACCTCTGCAAGCAGCACCTCATGGGCAGGTGCCACCTGGGGCCCAG CTCTTGTAAGTACTCGCATGACATCATGAATGCAGAGAACAAGAAAGTTCTAAAAAATCATGATTTGTCTGGCCTCAGTGAGAATGAGCTGCAAGTCCTGCTTCTCCAGAATGATGCATTCTTCCTCCCTGAT ACCTGCCAGTTATACAACAAAAAAGGTTATCACTGCAAACAGCAAAGCAACTGCGACAAGCTTCATGTTTGTTACTATTTTCTCAAGGGGAAGTGTAAATTTCCTCAGTGCCTAATGTCCCATAACCTCTTGGATGACCATGCATTGAGAGTGTTGGAAACTGTAGGCATTGATGGGAAGATAGCTTCAAACTTCCAGGCCATATATAATTACAAGCATATGGAATTCAACAGGGAACCGAAGAAGGTGTATG TACACAACAACAGAAATAATAATTTGAAAAAGCCTGTAGTTGGAAGGACTAAAGAAGTGAAGACAACTTTGGAAACAGTGCAGTGCATGCTGGATGTGCCACCTTCAAAAG GTCCCAGTAGCTCTGCACCTGCCCAGAGCCGAGACCAGTTGCCAACAGGAGCAGGCGGTAAAGATAAAG GGTTGTCTGCAAATTCAACACCCAGTAGCACTGCACCTGCCCAGAGCCAAGACCAGCTGCCAGCAGGAGTGGGAGGTAAAGATAAAG GGTTATCTGCAAATTCAACACCCAGTAGCACTGCACCTGCCCAGAGCCGAGACCAGTTGCCAACTGGAGCAGGAGATAAAG GGAAAAAGAACAGTTCCTCTGATGAAGCTTCAAAGGACAACAAAAAAGATAACTGTGATGAGATCTGTTTGTTCTATGTCTGGAAGTACTGCAAAAACAAGG ATAGATGCCAATCTGTTCATTACCATTTGCCATATAAATGGGAGGTACATGATGGGTTGACCTGGAAAGAACTTTCCATGATGGAGGAAATTGAAAAGGCCTACTGTGACCCAAAGAACAGCAG CTTTCCAAGTAAGAACATTAATTTCCAGACAATGACCTGCTCTTCTTCTTTGGTTCGACGCCTCTCTACACCATCATCAGTCACCAAACCCACATTCCTGCTGACCACACAGTGGATTTGGTACTGGAAGAACAACCAAGACAAGTGGATTGAATATGGAGAACCG GAAGAAGGGACCAGCACGACTTCACCATCTTCTGCTATTATTGAGAATTTGTATCAAGCAGATCCATGTGCCATTGTACCTTTCCAGGCTGGCCAACATCAGTATGAGCTCAATTTTAAAG AAATGATTCAGACAAATATTCATTTTAAAACTCGAAGACAGGTTTGCAGGCGACCAAAATATGTGTCTTCTGAAGATGTGCAGAAGATAAAGACAGG CAGCCAGAGGGATTCTTCTATTCCAAATCAGAGCTGTCCTAGTCACTGGGATGCATCTGCACTGCCTGACTTCGGATATAAG GCTGTGGTGATCAGCAACACAACCTCTGAATACAATGAAATAAAGCAGCTGTTTCATCAGACTATGAAAAATTACAGCATCCTTAAAATACAGAGGATTCAGAACCCATCCCTCTGGAAGGTGTTTCAGTG gcaaaaagaaaagatgaaaaaggaaaatggagGAAAGGAAGTGCAGGAAAAACGCCTCTTCCACGGAGCTGACGTCGCCTTCAAGGAAACGATCTGCAGTCAGAACTTTGACTGGAGAATTTGTGGAAGCAATGGAACTAACTATGGGAAGG GAAGTTACTTTGCTAGAGATGCTTGCTATTCTCACACCTACTGTCAGACCACGCTGCAGGGACACTCCATGTTCGTGGCTCGTGTTCTGGTTGGAGACTACGTGAAAGGCAACGCCGCCTACGTCCGGCCCCCAATGAAGTGTGCTGCCAAGCTGTGGCTGTATGACAGCTGTGTGGATAATGAGTTCAATCCTGCTGTTTTTGTTGTCTTTGAAAAACACCAGATTTACCCAGAGTACATCATAGAGTATAAAGAGGAGAGAATAAGTGAGCAGAAAGACACAGGAACAAGTGCGCAAAAAGAGACAGGAACAAGAGCCTCTAGAGAGGAGGGAAGAAAATGTGTCATATCTTAG
- the LOC134417113 gene encoding zinc finger CCCH-type antiviral protein 1-like isoform X2 — MFPLPPRSRHSPFASRPGRRSGMCDPAVSSFLTQTLCAHGGRLGLRELQENVGLSALQLQDTLSAAGPRRFLLLEGGQVVLAVTDARVCVRKECDGCERLHLCKQHLMGRCHLGPSSCKYSHDIMNAENKKVLKNHDLSGLSENELQVLLLQNDAFFLPDTCQLYNKKGYHCKQQSNCDKLHVCYYFLKGKCKFPQCLMSHNLLDDHALRVLETVGIDGKIASNFQAIYNYKHMEFNREPKKVYVHNNRNNNLKKPVVGRTKEVKTTLETVQCMLDVPPSKGPSSSAPAQSRDQLPTGAGGKDKGLSANSTPSSTAPAQSQDQLPAGVGGKDKGLSANSTPSSTAPAQSRDQLPTGAGDKGKKNSSSDEASKDNKKDNCDEICLFYVWKYCKNKDRCQSVHYHLPYKWEVHDGLTWKELSMMEEIEKAYCDPKNSSFPSKNINFQTMTCSSSLVRRLSTPSSVTKPTFLLTTQWIWYWKNNQDKWIEYGEPEEGTSTTSPSSAIIENLYQADPCAIVPFQAGQHQYELNFKEMIQTNIHFKTRRQVCRRPKYVSSEDVQKIKTGQRDSSIPNQSCPSHWDASALPDFGYKAVVISNTTSEYNEIKQLFHQTMKNYSILKIQRIQNPSLWKVFQWQKEKMKKENGGKEVQEKRLFHGADVAFKETICSQNFDWRICGSNGTNYGKGSYFARDACYSHTYCQTTLQGHSMFVARVLVGDYVKGNAAYVRPPMKCAAKLWLYDSCVDNEFNPAVFVVFEKHQIYPEYIIEYKEERISEQKDTGTSAQKETGTRASREEGRKCVIS, encoded by the exons ATGttcccgctcccgccccgctcccgTCACAGTCCGTTCGCGTCCCGTCCCGGGCGGAGGAGCGGGATGTGCGATCCGGCCGTGTCCAGCTTCCTCACCCAGACGCTGTGCGCCCATGGCGGGCggctggggctgcgggagctgcaggagaacgTCGGGCTGTCGGCGCTGCAGCTGCAGGACACGCTGTCGGCGGCGGGCCCCCGGCGGTTCCTGCTGCTGGAGGGCGGCCAGGTGGTCCTGGCCGTGACGGACGCGCGGGTCTGTGTCCGCAAGGAGTGCGACGGCTGCGAGCGGCTGCACCTCTGCAAGCAGCACCTCATGGGCAGGTGCCACCTGGGGCCCAG CTCTTGTAAGTACTCGCATGACATCATGAATGCAGAGAACAAGAAAGTTCTAAAAAATCATGATTTGTCTGGCCTCAGTGAGAATGAGCTGCAAGTCCTGCTTCTCCAGAATGATGCATTCTTCCTCCCTGAT ACCTGCCAGTTATACAACAAAAAAGGTTATCACTGCAAACAGCAAAGCAACTGCGACAAGCTTCATGTTTGTTACTATTTTCTCAAGGGGAAGTGTAAATTTCCTCAGTGCCTAATGTCCCATAACCTCTTGGATGACCATGCATTGAGAGTGTTGGAAACTGTAGGCATTGATGGGAAGATAGCTTCAAACTTCCAGGCCATATATAATTACAAGCATATGGAATTCAACAGGGAACCGAAGAAGGTGTATG TACACAACAACAGAAATAATAATTTGAAAAAGCCTGTAGTTGGAAGGACTAAAGAAGTGAAGACAACTTTGGAAACAGTGCAGTGCATGCTGGATGTGCCACCTTCAAAAG GTCCCAGTAGCTCTGCACCTGCCCAGAGCCGAGACCAGTTGCCAACAGGAGCAGGCGGTAAAGATAAAG GGTTGTCTGCAAATTCAACACCCAGTAGCACTGCACCTGCCCAGAGCCAAGACCAGCTGCCAGCAGGAGTGGGAGGTAAAGATAAAG GGTTATCTGCAAATTCAACACCCAGTAGCACTGCACCTGCCCAGAGCCGAGACCAGTTGCCAACTGGAGCAGGAGATAAAG GGAAAAAGAACAGTTCCTCTGATGAAGCTTCAAAGGACAACAAAAAAGATAACTGTGATGAGATCTGTTTGTTCTATGTCTGGAAGTACTGCAAAAACAAGG ATAGATGCCAATCTGTTCATTACCATTTGCCATATAAATGGGAGGTACATGATGGGTTGACCTGGAAAGAACTTTCCATGATGGAGGAAATTGAAAAGGCCTACTGTGACCCAAAGAACAGCAG CTTTCCAAGTAAGAACATTAATTTCCAGACAATGACCTGCTCTTCTTCTTTGGTTCGACGCCTCTCTACACCATCATCAGTCACCAAACCCACATTCCTGCTGACCACACAGTGGATTTGGTACTGGAAGAACAACCAAGACAAGTGGATTGAATATGGAGAACCG GAAGAAGGGACCAGCACGACTTCACCATCTTCTGCTATTATTGAGAATTTGTATCAAGCAGATCCATGTGCCATTGTACCTTTCCAGGCTGGCCAACATCAGTATGAGCTCAATTTTAAAG AAATGATTCAGACAAATATTCATTTTAAAACTCGAAGACAGGTTTGCAGGCGACCAAAATATGTGTCTTCTGAAGATGTGCAGAAGATAAAGACAGG CCAGAGGGATTCTTCTATTCCAAATCAGAGCTGTCCTAGTCACTGGGATGCATCTGCACTGCCTGACTTCGGATATAAG GCTGTGGTGATCAGCAACACAACCTCTGAATACAATGAAATAAAGCAGCTGTTTCATCAGACTATGAAAAATTACAGCATCCTTAAAATACAGAGGATTCAGAACCCATCCCTCTGGAAGGTGTTTCAGTG gcaaaaagaaaagatgaaaaaggaaaatggagGAAAGGAAGTGCAGGAAAAACGCCTCTTCCACGGAGCTGACGTCGCCTTCAAGGAAACGATCTGCAGTCAGAACTTTGACTGGAGAATTTGTGGAAGCAATGGAACTAACTATGGGAAGG GAAGTTACTTTGCTAGAGATGCTTGCTATTCTCACACCTACTGTCAGACCACGCTGCAGGGACACTCCATGTTCGTGGCTCGTGTTCTGGTTGGAGACTACGTGAAAGGCAACGCCGCCTACGTCCGGCCCCCAATGAAGTGTGCTGCCAAGCTGTGGCTGTATGACAGCTGTGTGGATAATGAGTTCAATCCTGCTGTTTTTGTTGTCTTTGAAAAACACCAGATTTACCCAGAGTACATCATAGAGTATAAAGAGGAGAGAATAAGTGAGCAGAAAGACACAGGAACAAGTGCGCAAAAAGAGACAGGAACAAGAGCCTCTAGAGAGGAGGGAAGAAAATGTGTCATATCTTAG
- the LOC134417113 gene encoding zinc finger CCCH-type antiviral protein 1-like isoform X4, with protein MFPLPPRSRHSPFASRPGRRSGMCDPAVSSFLTQTLCAHGGRLGLRELQENVGLSALQLQDTLSAAGPRRFLLLEGGQVVLAVTDARVCVRKECDGCERLHLCKQHLMGRCHLGPSSCKYSHDIMNAENKKVLKNHDLSGLSENELQVLLLQNDAFFLPDTCQLYNKKGYHCKQQSNCDKLHVCYYFLKGKCKFPQCLMSHNLLDDHALRVLETVGIDGKIASNFQAIYNYKHMEFNREPKKVYVHNNRNNNLKKPVVGRTKEVKTTLETVQCMLDVPPSKGPSSSAPAQSRDQLPTGAGGKDKGLSANSTPSSTAPAQSQDQLPAGVGGKDKGLSANSTPSSTAPAQSRDQLPTGAGDKGKKNSSSDEASKDNKKDNCDEICLFYVWKYCKNKDRCQSVHYHLPYKWEVHDGLTWKELSMMEEIEKAYCDPKNSSFPSKNINFQTMTCSSSLVRRLSTPSSVTKPTFLLTTQWIWYWKNNQDKWIEYGEPEEGTSTTSPSSAIIENLYQADPCAIVPFQAGQHQYELNFKEMIQTNIHFKTRRQVCRRPKYVSSEDVQKIKTGSQRDSSIPNQSCPSHWDASALPDFGYKVILGVAGILHACGDHVRPDSSNSMNCLLFRH; from the exons ATGttcccgctcccgccccgctcccgTCACAGTCCGTTCGCGTCCCGTCCCGGGCGGAGGAGCGGGATGTGCGATCCGGCCGTGTCCAGCTTCCTCACCCAGACGCTGTGCGCCCATGGCGGGCggctggggctgcgggagctgcaggagaacgTCGGGCTGTCGGCGCTGCAGCTGCAGGACACGCTGTCGGCGGCGGGCCCCCGGCGGTTCCTGCTGCTGGAGGGCGGCCAGGTGGTCCTGGCCGTGACGGACGCGCGGGTCTGTGTCCGCAAGGAGTGCGACGGCTGCGAGCGGCTGCACCTCTGCAAGCAGCACCTCATGGGCAGGTGCCACCTGGGGCCCAG CTCTTGTAAGTACTCGCATGACATCATGAATGCAGAGAACAAGAAAGTTCTAAAAAATCATGATTTGTCTGGCCTCAGTGAGAATGAGCTGCAAGTCCTGCTTCTCCAGAATGATGCATTCTTCCTCCCTGAT ACCTGCCAGTTATACAACAAAAAAGGTTATCACTGCAAACAGCAAAGCAACTGCGACAAGCTTCATGTTTGTTACTATTTTCTCAAGGGGAAGTGTAAATTTCCTCAGTGCCTAATGTCCCATAACCTCTTGGATGACCATGCATTGAGAGTGTTGGAAACTGTAGGCATTGATGGGAAGATAGCTTCAAACTTCCAGGCCATATATAATTACAAGCATATGGAATTCAACAGGGAACCGAAGAAGGTGTATG TACACAACAACAGAAATAATAATTTGAAAAAGCCTGTAGTTGGAAGGACTAAAGAAGTGAAGACAACTTTGGAAACAGTGCAGTGCATGCTGGATGTGCCACCTTCAAAAG GTCCCAGTAGCTCTGCACCTGCCCAGAGCCGAGACCAGTTGCCAACAGGAGCAGGCGGTAAAGATAAAG GGTTGTCTGCAAATTCAACACCCAGTAGCACTGCACCTGCCCAGAGCCAAGACCAGCTGCCAGCAGGAGTGGGAGGTAAAGATAAAG GGTTATCTGCAAATTCAACACCCAGTAGCACTGCACCTGCCCAGAGCCGAGACCAGTTGCCAACTGGAGCAGGAGATAAAG GGAAAAAGAACAGTTCCTCTGATGAAGCTTCAAAGGACAACAAAAAAGATAACTGTGATGAGATCTGTTTGTTCTATGTCTGGAAGTACTGCAAAAACAAGG ATAGATGCCAATCTGTTCATTACCATTTGCCATATAAATGGGAGGTACATGATGGGTTGACCTGGAAAGAACTTTCCATGATGGAGGAAATTGAAAAGGCCTACTGTGACCCAAAGAACAGCAG CTTTCCAAGTAAGAACATTAATTTCCAGACAATGACCTGCTCTTCTTCTTTGGTTCGACGCCTCTCTACACCATCATCAGTCACCAAACCCACATTCCTGCTGACCACACAGTGGATTTGGTACTGGAAGAACAACCAAGACAAGTGGATTGAATATGGAGAACCG GAAGAAGGGACCAGCACGACTTCACCATCTTCTGCTATTATTGAGAATTTGTATCAAGCAGATCCATGTGCCATTGTACCTTTCCAGGCTGGCCAACATCAGTATGAGCTCAATTTTAAAG AAATGATTCAGACAAATATTCATTTTAAAACTCGAAGACAGGTTTGCAGGCGACCAAAATATGTGTCTTCTGAAGATGTGCAGAAGATAAAGACAGG CAGCCAGAGGGATTCTTCTATTCCAAATCAGAGCTGTCCTAGTCACTGGGATGCATCTGCACTGCCTGACTTCGGATATAAG GTAATATTGGGAGTGGCTGGGATTCTGCATGCTTGTGGTGACCATGTAAGACCTGACAGCTCCAACTCGATGAACTGCCTTCTCTTCAGACATTGA
- the LOC134417113 gene encoding zinc finger CCCH-type antiviral protein 1-like isoform X5: protein MFPLPPRSRHSPFASRPGRRSGMCDPAVSSFLTQTLCAHGGRLGLRELQENVGLSALQLQDTLSAAGPRRFLLLEGGQVVLAVTDARVCVRKECDGCERLHLCKQHLMGRCHLGPSSCKYSHDIMNAENKKVLKNHDLSGLSENELQVLLLQNDAFFLPDTCQLYNKKGYHCKQQSNCDKLHVCYYFLKGKCKFPQCLMSHNLLDDHALRVLETVGIDGKIASNFQAIYNYKHMEFNREPKKVYVHNNRNNNLKKPVVGRTKEVKTTLETVQCMLDVPPSKGPSSSAPAQSRDQLPTGAGGKDKGLSANSTPSSTAPAQSQDQLPAGVGGKDKGLSANSTPSSTAPAQSRDQLPTGAGDKGKKNSSSDEASKDNKKDNCDEICLFYVWKYCKNKDRCQSVHYHLPYKWEVHDGLTWKELSMMEEIEKAYCDPKNSSFPSKNINFQTMTCSSSLVRRLSTPSSVTKPTFLLTTQWIWYWKNNQDKWIEYGEPEEGTSTTSPSSAIIENLYQADPCAIVPFQAGQHQYELNFKEMIQTNIHFKTRRQVCRRPKYVSSEDVQKIKTGSQRDSSIPNQSCPSHWDASALPDFGYK from the exons ATGttcccgctcccgccccgctcccgTCACAGTCCGTTCGCGTCCCGTCCCGGGCGGAGGAGCGGGATGTGCGATCCGGCCGTGTCCAGCTTCCTCACCCAGACGCTGTGCGCCCATGGCGGGCggctggggctgcgggagctgcaggagaacgTCGGGCTGTCGGCGCTGCAGCTGCAGGACACGCTGTCGGCGGCGGGCCCCCGGCGGTTCCTGCTGCTGGAGGGCGGCCAGGTGGTCCTGGCCGTGACGGACGCGCGGGTCTGTGTCCGCAAGGAGTGCGACGGCTGCGAGCGGCTGCACCTCTGCAAGCAGCACCTCATGGGCAGGTGCCACCTGGGGCCCAG CTCTTGTAAGTACTCGCATGACATCATGAATGCAGAGAACAAGAAAGTTCTAAAAAATCATGATTTGTCTGGCCTCAGTGAGAATGAGCTGCAAGTCCTGCTTCTCCAGAATGATGCATTCTTCCTCCCTGAT ACCTGCCAGTTATACAACAAAAAAGGTTATCACTGCAAACAGCAAAGCAACTGCGACAAGCTTCATGTTTGTTACTATTTTCTCAAGGGGAAGTGTAAATTTCCTCAGTGCCTAATGTCCCATAACCTCTTGGATGACCATGCATTGAGAGTGTTGGAAACTGTAGGCATTGATGGGAAGATAGCTTCAAACTTCCAGGCCATATATAATTACAAGCATATGGAATTCAACAGGGAACCGAAGAAGGTGTATG TACACAACAACAGAAATAATAATTTGAAAAAGCCTGTAGTTGGAAGGACTAAAGAAGTGAAGACAACTTTGGAAACAGTGCAGTGCATGCTGGATGTGCCACCTTCAAAAG GTCCCAGTAGCTCTGCACCTGCCCAGAGCCGAGACCAGTTGCCAACAGGAGCAGGCGGTAAAGATAAAG GGTTGTCTGCAAATTCAACACCCAGTAGCACTGCACCTGCCCAGAGCCAAGACCAGCTGCCAGCAGGAGTGGGAGGTAAAGATAAAG GGTTATCTGCAAATTCAACACCCAGTAGCACTGCACCTGCCCAGAGCCGAGACCAGTTGCCAACTGGAGCAGGAGATAAAG GGAAAAAGAACAGTTCCTCTGATGAAGCTTCAAAGGACAACAAAAAAGATAACTGTGATGAGATCTGTTTGTTCTATGTCTGGAAGTACTGCAAAAACAAGG ATAGATGCCAATCTGTTCATTACCATTTGCCATATAAATGGGAGGTACATGATGGGTTGACCTGGAAAGAACTTTCCATGATGGAGGAAATTGAAAAGGCCTACTGTGACCCAAAGAACAGCAG CTTTCCAAGTAAGAACATTAATTTCCAGACAATGACCTGCTCTTCTTCTTTGGTTCGACGCCTCTCTACACCATCATCAGTCACCAAACCCACATTCCTGCTGACCACACAGTGGATTTGGTACTGGAAGAACAACCAAGACAAGTGGATTGAATATGGAGAACCG GAAGAAGGGACCAGCACGACTTCACCATCTTCTGCTATTATTGAGAATTTGTATCAAGCAGATCCATGTGCCATTGTACCTTTCCAGGCTGGCCAACATCAGTATGAGCTCAATTTTAAAG AAATGATTCAGACAAATATTCATTTTAAAACTCGAAGACAGGTTTGCAGGCGACCAAAATATGTGTCTTCTGAAGATGTGCAGAAGATAAAGACAGG CAGCCAGAGGGATTCTTCTATTCCAAATCAGAGCTGTCCTAGTCACTGGGATGCATCTGCACTGCCTGACTTCGGATATAAG TAG